The following is a genomic window from Streptomyces sp. BHT-5-2.
CGGCACCGCCGGACTGTCCAAGCCCACCGCCTCCCTCGTCAGCTTCTGCGCACTGTTCCTCTTCATGTGCCTCCAGCCGCTGGCCGGCCGGCTCTCGGACCGGATCGGCCGCCGCCCGCTGCTGGTCACCTTCGCCGTGGGCTCCACCTTCCTGACCGTGCCGATCATGACGCTGCTCAAGCACGCCGGCTCCTTCTGGCCGGCCCTGGGCCTGTCGCTGCTGGCCCTCGTCGTGGTCACCGGCTACACCTCGATCAACGCCTGCGTGAAGGCCGAGCTGTTCCCCACCGGCATCCGCGCCCTGGGCGTCGCCCTGCCCTACGCCATCGCCAACGCCCTCTTCGGCGGCACCGCGGAATACGTCGCCCTGTGGTTCAAGAACGGCGGCATCGAGTCCGGCTTCTACTGGTACGTCTCCGGCTGCGCCGCCGTCTCGCTGATCGTCTACCTGACGATGCGGGAGACCCGGACCATCGACCTGCACCGGGTCGGCAAGGACAGCGGCGACGGCACCGCCGAGCGCGTGCTCGCATCCTGAGACGGACGCCGGGACGGGGGCGGTCGTGTGCCAGACTGCCCCCGTGCTCTCGTTCGCCATGATTATTGGCAGCAGGCGCGCCGGTCCGCAGTGACCGCCCGTACGACCCGAGTACGGAGCGGCCATCGTCGTCCCCGACCCGCGCGCAGACCTCTCGCACCCGCGAGGGGTTTTTTCGTTTCCGGGCCCACCCGTTCACCGGAGGCGGAGCGCGAGGGATCATGGAGGGACGGTGGAACCGGTTATTCCGGTAGACCGAGACCCGACAGGAGCCAGACCAGCATGACGGATGTTCCCGAAGCCGCCGTCCCCGACGACTTCCACGTGTTCGACACCACGCTGCGCGACGGCGCACAGCGCGAGGGCATCAACCTGACCGTCGCCGACAAGCTCACCATCGCCCGCCACCTGGACGACTACGGCGTCGGCTTCATCGAGGGCGGCTGGCCCGGCGCCAACCCGCGGGACACCGAGTTCTTCCAGCGCGCCCGCAAGGAGATCGACTTCCGGCACGCCCGGCTCGTCGCCTTCGGCGCCACCCGCAAGGCCGGCGTCCGCGTCGAGGACGACCCTCAGGTCGCCGCGCTCCTGGAATCCGACGCCCCGGTCGTCACCCTGGTCGCCAAGTCTCACGTCCGCCACGTCGAACTGGCGCTGCGCACCACGCCCGAGGAGAACCTCGCGATGGTCCGCGACACCGTCGCCCATCTGCGCGCCCACGGCCGCCGGGTCTTCCTCGACTGCGAGCACTTCTTCGACGGCTACGCCCTGGACCCCGACTACGCCAAGGCGGTCGTGCGCACCGCGTACGAGGCCGGCGCCGACGTCGTGGTGCTCTGCGACACCAACGGCGGGATGCTTCCGGCGCAGGTGACCGCGGTGGTCCGCACCGTCCTCGCGGACACCGGCGCCCGGCTCGGCATCCACGCCCAGGACGACACCGGCTGCGCGGTAGCCAACACCCTGGCCGCCGTGGACGCCGGCGCCACCCACGTCCAGTGCACCGCCAACGGCTACGGCGAACGCGTCGGCAACTCCAACCTCTTCCCGGTCGTCGCCGCCCTGGAGCTGAAGTACGGCCGCCGGGTGCTGCCGCTCGGCAAGCTCGCCGAGACCACCCGGATCTCGCACGCCATCGCGGAGGTCGTCAACCTCACCCCCGCCACCCACCAGCCCTACGTCGGGGTCTCCGCGTTCGCCCACAAGGCCGGGCTGCACGCCTCCGCGATCAAGGTGGACCCGGACCTCTACCAGCACATGGACCCGGCCCTGGTCGGCAACACCATGCGGATGCTGGTCTCCGACATGGCCGGCCGCGCCTCCATCGAGCTCAAGGGCAAGGAGCTCGGCATCGACCTGGGCGGCGACCGCGAGGTCGTCGGCCGGGTCGTGGCGCGGGTCAAGGAACGGGAGCTGGCCGGCTACACCTACGAGGCGGCCGACGCCTCGTTCGAGCTGCTGCTGCGCGAGGAGGTGCGCGGCGGGCCGCTGCGCTACTTCACCGTCGAGTCCTGGCGCGCCATCGTCGAGGACCGCCCCGACGGCACCCACGCCAACGAGGCGACCGTGAAGCTCTGGGCCAAGGGCGAGCGGATCGTGGCCACCGCCGAGGGCAACGGCCCGGTCAACGCGCTGGACCGGGCGCTGCGGGTGGCCCTGGAGCGGATCTACCCCCAGCTGGCGTCGATGGAGCTGGTGGACTACAAGGTCCGCATCCTGGAGGGCGCCCTGGGCACCGGGTCGACCACCCGGGTCCTGGTCTCCACCACCGACGGCCGCGGGGAGTGGTCCACGGTCGGCGTCGCCGAGAACGTCATCGCGGCGTCTTGGCAGGCACTGGATGACGCGTACGCGTACGGCTTGTTGCGCGCGGGCGTGCCCCCGCAGGGGTGACCCCCCCCACGTCGTCGGCTTTCCCGCCGTAGGGGTTCGCCTTGCTTGCGCCTGGCGGCGCTTGCCGTGTGCGCCTGCGGCGCATTGACTGCGTCGCCGCTGCGCGGGGCTGTCGGGTGCGGTGGGGGAAGGCCGGCGGGGGCGGACGCGGGTGGTCGACTGCGGGCGGTTGAGGGTCTACGTTCACCCCCACCGGCCCCGGAGGACCGGCACCGCACCCGAAAGCCCCGCGCAGCGGACCCGATGCGCCGAAGGCGCAGCAAAGGGAACCCCTACGGCGGGGGAGCCGACAACGTGGGGAGGGCCAACGCATGTGGTCACGGCGGGAGTTCCTCGCGGCGGGCGCCGCCATCGGTGCGGGGCGGGCCGCCCCGGCGTCGGCCGTAGCCGGGGAACCCCCGGATCCTTTCCGGACCCTCCGGGCCCGCTGGTGTGAGCTGACGCTCGGCACCGGGTACGACCCGGCCGCGGCGCCGTACGCCGCCGTCCTCCGCGAGACGGGGGAACTCGCCGGCCGCCACGCGGCCGGTATGCGCCCGGAGCCCCACTCGCTGTGGGCGGACTGTCCGTACGACCCGCCCACCGGCATCACCCGCAGCTACAGCCGCCTGGCCACCATGGCGCTGGCCTGGGCCCAGCCCGGCACCGGCCGCACCGGCGAGGGGGACCTCGCCACCGCCGTCACCACCGGCCTCGACCACCTCGACCGCACCGTCTACCACCCCGCCACCACCCCCTACGGCAACTGGTGGGAATGGCAGATCGGCAGCCCCAGACTCCTCCTCGACACCCTCGCCGTCCTCGACGAGCACCTCCCCGGCGGCACCGGCGACGACCTCCGCACCCGCTGCCTGGCCGCCGTCGACCACTTCGTCCCCGACCGGGCGCTCGGCTCCTACACCGGCACCAGCACCGGCGCCAACCGCGTCGACCTCTGCCGGGTCGTCGCCGTCCGCGGCGTCCTCGGCCGCGCCCCCGGCAAGCTCGCCCTGGCCCGCGACGCCCTCTCCCCGGTCTTCCCCTACGTCACCCACGGCGACGGCCTCTACGCCGACGGCTCGTTCGTCCAGCACACCTGGGTCGCCTACTCCGGCACCTACGGCGCGGTCCTCCTCGACGGCCTGGGCCGCCTGTTCACCCTGCTGCGCGGCTCCGCCTGGGAGATCACCGACCCCGGTCGGCAGATCGTCTTCGACAGCGTCGAGCACGCCTACGCCCCGCTGCTCCACGACGGCCTGATGATGGACAGCGTCAACGGCCGTGCCGTCAGCCGCGGTTACCTCCGCGCCGACGAACGCCACCTGCTGCACAGCGACCACCGCCACGGCCACGCCGTGATCGCCGCGCTCGCCCTGCTCGCCGAGGGCGCGAGCCCCGTCGAACGCGACCGCTGGCACGCCCTGATCAAGGGCTGGATCGCCCGCGACCGCACCCTGCCGGTGCTCACCGACCGCCAGTTCGCCGTCGCCGACCTCGCCCGCCTGGCCGCCGTCGACCGCGGCCCCGCACCCGCCGCCCCCGAACCCCTCGGCCACCGGCTCTTCCCCGCCATGGACCGCGCCGTGCACCGCCGCCCCGGCTGGACCGCCGGCCTCGCCATGGCCTCCGAGCGCATCACCCACTACGAGAACGGCAACGGCGAGAACCGCCACGGCTGGCACACCGGCTCCGGAATGCTCTACTGGTGGCCCGCGGGCCGGGCCGGCGACCAGTACACCGATGCCTTCTGGCCCACCGTCGACCCCTACCGGCTCCCCGGCACGACCGTCTCCACCAAGCGCCTCGCCGACAACGAGGGCGGCGGCTGGGGCGAGCCCAGACCCGACGTCCGCTGGGTCGGCGGCACCACCGACGGCAGCTACGCCGCCCTCGGCCAGCACCTGCGCGGCCTGGCCTCCACCCTCACCGCCCGCAAGTCCTGGTTCGCCCTCGCCGACTGCGTGGTCTGCCTCGGCGCCGGCATCACCTCCCGCGACGGCGTCCCCGCCGAGACCGTCGTCGACAACCGCAACCTGGGGGAGCGGGGCACCGCCGCCCTCACCGTCGACGGCACCCGCAGGCCCGCCGCCCCCGGCCGCACCACCGTCCTCGGGCGCGCCCGCTGGGCGCACCTCGACGGCCACGGCGGCTGGGTCTTCCCCGATCCCCCCGGCGGACCCGCCCTGCACGTCCTGCGCGAGGACCGCACCGGCCGCTGGTCCGACATCAACACCACGTCCACCCGCGACCCGTACACCCGCCGCTACCTCACCCTGTGGTACGACCACGGCACCGACCCCACCGACGCCGGCTACGCCTACCTGCTGATGCCGGGCGCCACCCGGCGCGCGCTGGCCGCCCGCGCCGCCGACCGGCACTGGCTGACCGTCCTCGCCAACGACGCCGACCGCCAGGCGATCGCCGTGGACCCGCTCGGCGTAACCGCCGCCAACTTCTGGCGGGCCGGCACCGCGGGCCCGCTCGCCGCCGACGGCCCCGCCAGCGTGCTGGTCCGCGAACGGCCCGCGCCCGGCCGCCGGGGCCGCACCGCGACGCTGTGCGCCGCGGCCCCCGCCCGCACCGGTGAGACCCTGGAGATCACCTGGTCACGGCCGGTCCGCGCGGTCCTGGGACACGACCCGGCGGTGGCGGTGCTGACCGCCGGCGCCGTGCTCCGGTTGCGGCTGGCCCCAGGCACGGCCTGTGCCACCCACCGCTGCACGGTGCTGCTGCGCTGATCACCGGCACTACGGCCGGCCTCCGACCAGCACAACGTCACCCGGCCGGCGTTTGTCGGCACCGTACAGACGCTGGACACCGCGTCCACCCCGTCACAGCCCGGCAGTCGGGCCTCGTGCAGCGTGGTTCTGTACCGCCTGCCCACGAAATCGCGCCCGACGTTGTACGAAACCGACATCGGTGTGTGGGCCCTCGCCCACGTACCGTCGATACATGACCACTGTCGAAGATGTGCCCGCCGGTGCCAACGACGCCCGCGGGCGCGTCGCCGAACTGCACGCGATCCGTGAGCAGGTGCGGCGAGGCCCCAGCGAGCGAGCCACTGAAGCGCAGCGTGCCAAGGGCAAGCTGACGGCGCGCGAGCGGATCGACCTGCTGCTGGACGAGGGTTCCTTCAACGAGGTCGAGCCGCTGCGTCGGCACCGGGCCACCGGTTTCGGGCTGGAGGCCAGGAAGCCGTACACGGACGGCGTGATCACGGGCTGGGGGACGGTCCACGGCCGGACCGTCTTCGTCTACGCGCATGACTTCCGGATCTTCGGCGGTGCGCTGGGCGAGGCCCACGCGACCAAGATCCACAAGATCATGGACATGGCCATCCAGGCCGGTGCCCCGCTGATCTCCCTCAACGACGGTGCCGGTGCCCGTATCCAGGAGGGCGTCTCCGCGCTCGCCGGCTACGGTGGCATCTTCCAGCGCAACACCAGGGCCTCCGGTGTCATCCCGCAGATAAGCGTGATGCTCGGCCCGTGTGCCGGTGGTGCGGCCTACTCGCCGGCGCTGACGGACTTCGTCTTCATGGTCCGTGAGACCTCGCAGATGTTCATCACCGGGCCCGACGTGGTCCGTGCGGTGACCGGTGAGGAGATCACCCAGAACGGCCTGGGTGGTGCCGATGTGCACGCCGAGACCTCCGGGGTGGCGCATTTCGCCTACGACGACGAGGTCACCTGCCTCGAAGAGGTCCGCTACCTGCTCTCCCTCCTCCCGGCCAACAACCGGGAGAACCCGCCGGTGGTGGCCTGCGAGGACCCCGCCGACCGCTCCGGCGACGCGCTGCTGGACCTGGTCCCGGCCGACGGCA
Proteins encoded in this region:
- the cimA gene encoding citramalate synthase — translated: MTDVPEAAVPDDFHVFDTTLRDGAQREGINLTVADKLTIARHLDDYGVGFIEGGWPGANPRDTEFFQRARKEIDFRHARLVAFGATRKAGVRVEDDPQVAALLESDAPVVTLVAKSHVRHVELALRTTPEENLAMVRDTVAHLRAHGRRVFLDCEHFFDGYALDPDYAKAVVRTAYEAGADVVVLCDTNGGMLPAQVTAVVRTVLADTGARLGIHAQDDTGCAVANTLAAVDAGATHVQCTANGYGERVGNSNLFPVVAALELKYGRRVLPLGKLAETTRISHAIAEVVNLTPATHQPYVGVSAFAHKAGLHASAIKVDPDLYQHMDPALVGNTMRMLVSDMAGRASIELKGKELGIDLGGDREVVGRVVARVKERELAGYTYEAADASFELLLREEVRGGPLRYFTVESWRAIVEDRPDGTHANEATVKLWAKGERIVATAEGNGPVNALDRALRVALERIYPQLASMELVDYKVRILEGALGTGSTTRVLVSTTDGRGEWSTVGVAENVIAASWQALDDAYAYGLLRAGVPPQG
- a CDS encoding polysaccharide lyase 8 family protein, yielding MWSRREFLAAGAAIGAGRAAPASAVAGEPPDPFRTLRARWCELTLGTGYDPAAAPYAAVLRETGELAGRHAAGMRPEPHSLWADCPYDPPTGITRSYSRLATMALAWAQPGTGRTGEGDLATAVTTGLDHLDRTVYHPATTPYGNWWEWQIGSPRLLLDTLAVLDEHLPGGTGDDLRTRCLAAVDHFVPDRALGSYTGTSTGANRVDLCRVVAVRGVLGRAPGKLALARDALSPVFPYVTHGDGLYADGSFVQHTWVAYSGTYGAVLLDGLGRLFTLLRGSAWEITDPGRQIVFDSVEHAYAPLLHDGLMMDSVNGRAVSRGYLRADERHLLHSDHRHGHAVIAALALLAEGASPVERDRWHALIKGWIARDRTLPVLTDRQFAVADLARLAAVDRGPAPAAPEPLGHRLFPAMDRAVHRRPGWTAGLAMASERITHYENGNGENRHGWHTGSGMLYWWPAGRAGDQYTDAFWPTVDPYRLPGTTVSTKRLADNEGGGWGEPRPDVRWVGGTTDGSYAALGQHLRGLASTLTARKSWFALADCVVCLGAGITSRDGVPAETVVDNRNLGERGTAALTVDGTRRPAAPGRTTVLGRARWAHLDGHGGWVFPDPPGGPALHVLREDRTGRWSDINTTSTRDPYTRRYLTLWYDHGTDPTDAGYAYLLMPGATRRALAARAADRHWLTVLANDADRQAIAVDPLGVTAANFWRAGTAGPLAADGPASVLVRERPAPGRRGRTATLCAAAPARTGETLEITWSRPVRAVLGHDPAVAVLTAGAVLRLRLAPGTACATHRCTVLLR
- a CDS encoding acyl-CoA carboxylase subunit beta, which produces MTTVEDVPAGANDARGRVAELHAIREQVRRGPSERATEAQRAKGKLTARERIDLLLDEGSFNEVEPLRRHRATGFGLEARKPYTDGVITGWGTVHGRTVFVYAHDFRIFGGALGEAHATKIHKIMDMAIQAGAPLISLNDGAGARIQEGVSALAGYGGIFQRNTRASGVIPQISVMLGPCAGGAAYSPALTDFVFMVRETSQMFITGPDVVRAVTGEEITQNGLGGADVHAETSGVAHFAYDDEVTCLEEVRYLLSLLPANNRENPPVVACEDPADRSGDALLDLVPADGNRPYDMRKVIEEIVDDGEYLEIHERWATNIICALSRFDGRVVGIIANQPQSLAGVLDIEASEKAARFVQMCDAFNIPIVTLLDVPGFLPGVDQEHGGIIRHGAKLLYAYCNATVPRISIVLRKAYGGAYIVMDSQSIGADLTYAWPTNEIAVMGAEGAANVIFRKQIAEADDSDAMRTRMVKEYKSELMHPYYAAERGLVDDVIDPAETRHTLIRALEMLRTKHADLPARKHGNPPQ